TGTTTATATAGGCTGCTGTTATGACTAGTATGGTTATGCCTGTTCCAGTCTTTCATTCAGACACTGTTGTATATGTCTCATTGGtactctgttctattctattctattctattctaatgaTGTGACACATCCTCATTCAAAATGTCTTGGGCCATTCAGATCTTTTGTCAAGTCCGGATTCAATGAAATCACTGGAGGGAGCTTCGTccacacacctgccctgcagctcctgtgagTGAAGCCTCTTagatcatctatctatctatctatctatctatctatctatctatctatctatctatttcttttcttgtttggtTTTCTCAGTGGGACAAGTCCATTTTTTAAGCCACTGAAAAGGGTAAACGATAATAGCCTGTGAGGACAGTTATGTACAAATATAGTCCCAGTGCTTTACGCCAACAAACAATGGGACACGGGTTTCCCAGAGGACTCTGTTAGAGCCCGATATGCAGATTTAAAGGGGGATTCTCTGTAATGGTGTCAGGATTATGCAATAGACCACATGGCTGCATCAGCAAACAGCAGAGGTTGAGGGGAagaggggctgtgtgtgtgtgtgtgtgtgtgtgtgagagagagagagagagacagagagagagagaactcacGTTTTTCCAAACCCCAAACACAgatttgaaaataacaaaataataacactgTTGCCATAATAATATCCCACACAGTAGAGTCATAATTGCACTCCACTCATAACCTTGCAAATTGGCTTATTGATGCCAGGCTAATTCTTTTGCTTCGTTGCATCCATTATACGTTGTGTCATGTTAGAACAAGACTCTATTGAGCAATTTGTTATTGTAGACCCACAAATTAACAGCAGGTTTAGGCCCACCCCTCAACTGTGCTCACTCATCGAGGCTGTTTTGTTTACTTCACACAATAGCACACTGTCACCTCACATCGGCTCTTCTCAGCAAAACATTTATCTTGGCATCAATTCCTCCAGGTGCTCAGAGGAGCAAGTTTGTGACTGCAATGAAGGTAAATTAAACTGTCAAAAGTGTAGGAGTAAAAGTGCTTCTTCCTTCTGCCATCACCACTAAGGTGTACTGGAATAATTTACTTCCAATGAAGCACTTGCGCCCTACAGCGGTGAGTGTGGAATTATGAGTATATGTTATTCACATATTCACAGTCTCTGAATGTTACAGAATGTATGTGTCACTTTTATTTCATAGAACCTTTTTGGgttaaatatttcaaaagatGGAAGGCACATAACAGGTCTGCTACTTTGGATGTCAAACCTTTGATGCTTAGTGTCttaaaaagattttaaataaatattaagacAGTCATTGATGTCATGATGCTCAAACATATACATTTATAAGTCATGACTAAATCAGAGTTACCAGTCTGAATCCTTGTTTTTGGAAAACACAATATGTTGCAGTGGGATGATTGTAATAGGATGACAGACGGTAATATGTTTGAACCTCTGAGGTCCTCCCTCAATAATATCATATCATCTGTTAGTACCATAGTTGCCAGTGTtaggagctgaaaaaaaaaaaaaaaaaaaaaaaaaacatatggcaACACAAACTTGTTTCTGTCAAATGAATAGGTGCCAGACCATTCCTGGCtggagaaaagaacaaaaacagaattttctAAACAGTTCCTTTTGGGGGCGTTGTGCTATGAACACTGAAGCACTGCTGCTTGCAACACAGTAAAAAGCAAGCTTACACAATGAATGACTACATGTAAAGgaccacccctcctccctctccctccctccctgcatgGATCCTGGAGTTACAATCCTGTCTGATTCCAAGCTTGTGGTCTATGATAAAGTGAGGATGTGGAGAGTAGCCAGCCTGTTCTCCTCCAATGGGTTTTAGTGGTGATGTGGCCGGGGGAATCATGCATTTTGTTAAAGAGTGACTCAGAAAACACGTAGGAGGAAGCAAccatgtctttctttctttcacttcctTTCATACTTCAGTCTTTCAGCACATGCAGTACTGTAGGCAGAAATGCTGAATGACTCTGTTGTCCTCAATGGTGAAATATCTGTCACACCCCGTCTTTTTCTCCGATTCGGCCAATGGGTTGCTgtcacatgatgatgatgacggtttCAGTTACATGTATGTTTCCCGTTGAAATGATCCACAtaatcatcattaaaaaaaaaaacaaaaaaaaaaaacaaagcaacaatcCCATAATGATAAAGCATGTTTAATTGCCTCCCTGCTTTTTCCTCACAGCTTGTTCACAGCCAATTCATTTGACTTAATCGATGAAGATGCTTTCCTTGGTTTACCACATTTGGAATACTTGTAAGTATGAAAGTGTGATAAATGCATCTCATATGAGAAAGATAAACACTGCTACTctattaaaatgataatgagATATATACGTCTTATTCACAGATtcattgaaaacaacaaaattgcaTCAATATCCCCGTATGCATTCCGGGGCCTCAAAGCACTTATTCATCTGTAAGTACTTTGGCTTCAAATTCAGTCCGTATTCCTGTGCCTACTTAATTGCCTCAGTATTCctacttccttccttccttccttccttccttccttccttcattttttcctccccccACCTTCCTTCCTTATTCCTGTCACTTGCCTCATGATTCCTGCTATTCCCTCTTTCTAATCTCCACCCCCTGCTTTCctgctttccttccttctttcctctcttttttttatttgttgagtCTCTCTGTTAGCTATGACACACTCGTTAACCCTAAACAAATATTCTGCACAGTTACATTAACATTAATCCATGAAGTCATTTCTCAGAAAGAAATGCTGTGGGAGAAGGTAATGACACATGAGTTTTTCAGGATAACCTGTGTATcaatttcctgtttcctgtcactgGCCGCTTTGTCACTGTCAGAAATGTGGAGGTAGGCAGAAAAGCTGTTGCCAGTGGTACCAATGCAAGGTTAATGGTGGCAGGTGTCAGCTCTCTGGATCAGGTTGCTTAAGGACAGACCATGGTTGCTCTGGGCCTTATCCTTATTGGACCGGCAAAACGCCCAGAGCTTTTCTGCGCACACTGTTGGCAGAAATACTGAAGTATTCTGAATTCTCAAAGGTGATCAAATTGTcatccctttatttatttatttatttctctaaaTTAAGTTATTAATATAGCTactgataatgtttttttttttttttttctcaaactaaattaaattaaattaacctATTAATTAAAATCAGTTAAATTAGCCAAAGTGTGTTATGTGGTCTATTGACCACAGTACCTCTCAGGTCTGTGAGATAATTAAATTGGCCTAAGGACAATTGATTATGTGTCTTGGGCATTTGAAGGACCGTGTTTGAAGATATGATATTGACACAATATATGTTCCTGTTTTCTAGCAACAAACTTCAGGGAGGACGTGAGGACATGGTTTCACCTCCCTCGGTTGTTAAATTTTAACACATTTCCCACTAAATGGCCTTGGTGATTGTGTTTTATAGACTCATAGACTAATGGGACTGGGATAATGATTAGACTTAGTAACTAAGGGCTGACTCAAAGTCAATGCTATAAATAAGCTGTTCATAGTAATGCAACACATGGCCATCAAAGTGCAAAAACCACGGTATGCACGCACTTTGTTTATATGATTGCTCTTGCATTCTGATGTCAAAGGTATTGGTTTTTATTGCtccataagataagataagataagatattcctttattagtcccacggtggggaaatttcacacatcacagcagcaaagtggatagcaagatacgaagcacaatttacacaataaacagtatatacagataacagtaccaagagcaatataaacactgtaaacaaggaatgagaaaaatactctgtgaacaatttaaaccacagaagaaaaaaaaaaaacagccatttaaaaGATTGCtctagaggttttttttttttttttttttttttttttttttttacttagcaACGTAGTCCTTCAGCATAGCAGAATACCTCTGATTTCCGTTGGGGAGAAACCACAAAGTTCAGCTTACAAAACAGTGCTTTGTAAACACAAGTCCTCTTCTCTGAAGTGCACAGCCTGAGACTAAAGTTAGAAGAGAATGTGAGTAACTCAAAGGTTAAGACTAAATATAATAACCGTACTGTGACCTTAAACTCAACTCTGACCTAAAATCCGCCCCTGACTCTCTTAAATGTCTTACCTAAAGCACTTTGGACACACCTCAGTGTTTGGAGTACATTTTGGAGTGGGCTAGTAGCTTTGTATGATGGTTTCTAAAGTAGGGTACAGCAGCACCCATTCATCAACAGAGGAGTCAGTGTGGGAGCTGAGAAAACATGATGAATATTTAACTGTTATTTCCTTGAGTTGTTTACACAATGCAGCGCTCTTCAAAATGCATGTATAGTTGTGCTTTTCATCCTGACTTGGAAATCCTAACTTTGCACAGCGGTGGAAGTCGGGGAATCCAGATGGTGCCCAGCAAGCTTAAGAACAGCATAATTCACTTTCATTTCCCTCACCAGAGGGGAATGTACAGGGATGACTATTTGATCACAGGTTGCACTTCTCTGCAGACATACTTCCACATTTATGAAATCATGTTCTAAATCATATTCAGCCACATAATGCGATAAGGTGCCATTCTATAAATGCATATTCCATGGATTTTAGGAGGAGTAAACAAGATTGTTGACACAAAAATGTGCCGATGAATATATTATTAGAGGTCACTTTTATCTACCACATAAATTAAATGCATTATTAAAGGGCACATGAAGGAGTTGTGCTTGAGTTCTGCCTGCTCTGCTCCCCATCTGTTTACACTGTGCAGCCTTCCTCAATCTGTAAGTAAGCTGCCCTGCCTGCCTGGGAGTCTGACTCTTAAATGATTTATGCGGCACTCATGAATTatgctgacattttcatttcatttacatctcATTCTGTTTTGGAATTCAGCCACACTTTTCATCCTGTCTTGAATGATATGTCTCTATAGGAGCGGTTTTTGACTATTACAGATTGGTTTTAGCTGGCTGGCAGAGATATTGTCCATATGAATTCTGTGGAGTAAGAGAGCGCTGCTTAAAAAGTTTCATATGGAAAACAGAATCTCGGTCCTTTAAAGTAGAGCACAAGTAATGCTGACAAAATGAATTATTAGTATCTATGAGCTGAATGTATGAAGTGCTGGATATTACTGTATCCACTCTCTCTACTCACTCCAATTGCTCTtccttaattaattaattgctaATCCCTCTATCCCCTTTCATTTATCTTTTAATTCTATTTCTTCATCATAACACCTCCTTCATGATTGTTCTATGGTCAAAGGAGCATTGTCAGGGCATTGACATATCAAAGCATTACTACTGGATGCCTTTAATTTTGGTGATCCAAGAGTTTAAGCTTATTCTACTGTTCCACCCTCTGTAAATCCCTCTGTATAGCAGCAGAAGCAAAAAGCctacaatgcaatgcaatgaatGTGCCCTTGATCTGTTAGAGACAGTTTGCTTGCCATTTAatatctctgtgtgtctgtgtgtgtactcttTTATTTGATCAGGAGTCTGGCTTACAACAACCTCGAGACGCTGCCCAAAGATGTTTTCAAGGGCATGGACGCTTTGACTAAAGTGTGAGTGGAGTGTTTCTTTGACGCAGGTCGGTTTGTTATCACCCATAGTGTCAGACTAGAAACATTTGTCCTTAAGTCCCACAAAGGCGAGCTCAGTTTCCTCTCTATTTGACGCATGCTGTTTTCATTAactgatttatttctgaaatcaTTCATTGGTATTTGAACGATCAATCCATTCATTTAGCTGCAGGAAATTTTTATGATGTGATGGAGGATGGCGACTTATCGTTTCATTTATCTCCCTTATTTAACAAGTAACACAGTTTAAATTCTGTTATCAGATTCCGTTTCACCTTTGCCTAACATCTGGTTTtgttgctctgtttgtttgccCTGAGGtaacgtttttgttttgttttttttaccacctGATACATGTATagatatttttacatgtttggtAGAGTATATATTTATGCCATGTATATTTAACAGTTAATTAGGTGATTCATGTTCCTGTCAATCCATCCCTTTAGGGGTCTGTGCCCATACACCAAAGCAGTTAAAGGAGTGTATATTCATGGTAATATTTAATAACACTTCAACTGACGTGATAATTGAATTTACTATTCATTTACAAATCCATGTAGGGATCTGCGGGGCAACAATCTGATATGTGACTGTAAGCTCAAGTGGTTGGTGGAGTGGATGCACCACACCAACGCCACCCTGGATCAGATCTACTGCAGCGGGCCGCCCATTCACCAGGGCAAGAAGATCAACGACCTGCTGCCACACTCTTTTGACTGCATCACAGCAGGTACcatctccctgtgtgtgtcctccccGTCTCCAGTTCCAActgtctctcattttctcccgGTCCTTATCAACAACATTATTAAGTTAATTATGTTCTGTTTCTATCGCATAGAAGAATATAAGGCCAAACAAAGACTTTGAGGCAGCCGGGCCTGGCGGTGGAGCCTCATTATCCTTGTCTCTCTGTTCTTTGCCTCTGAAATGTTATCTAATCCACTTTTTCGTGATGTGCTTCAGTGTGAATTCATTTAGGAACTTCAGTAATAACTAGTGCAACTGATGATACAAAAGTGAACTTGAATAGCAGGTTGCTGACAGACCCCTAAACAATTTACTGACTATCACATCTGACTGACCGCTTGTTGACTGAATGGTTCAGTGACTGGTTTTCACATTGACTAGGTGTCTgatttctggactgactgattTGTTGACTGGCTAATTGGCTGGCTGATTGACATGCAGGCGGACTGACGGGCCCTTTTTACACTGGCCAGCAGACCATCCTTACTGATTGGCTTACTGACTGTGGTAGATTTCAAGCAGTTATAATACCACGCAGAATGTTAATCTCCTTAACTGTTACTGCCCTCCTGCTTTTCAACTCAGTGGTGCTTTTCAACTATTTCCTGAAGGATGGGGGTAGTATTTTTTAACAACAAATTTCAAGGGTACATGATACTGAAATATACAACGGTGGCATAGCCTTCTTTGATTGATCTTTGTTGTAATGTTATTACAGTActatatgtgaaaatgtgagatctgaaaatccagatttttttgTAATCAACTATATAGTTTTAAAGACTGTGATACTACATAGGCCTACACATACACTTAAATATACATACTATACATCTACACATGTATACTATGTGTGCCATGTATACCATATACATACACAGagtacatacaaacacatggatACATACTGTACGTAAAAAGGGAGATTTATGGTAAGACAGGTATAAAATGATAACGTGACTGAATTATTACTGTGTCATGTTTTGCAGAATTTGCTTCCTATCAGTCCCTGAAGTTTGAGTCCATTTCGGTGGAGGCTTTTACCTTTGGAAAAGATCAGTATGTTGTGTTTGCCCAACCCTTTGCCGGGACCTGCAGCTTCCTGGAATGGGATCATGTTGAGATGACCTTCAGAACCTACGACACCATAGAAAGTAAGTTACAAAGTACTGTAGCACAAGCACCATTCAATTAAATTTCACAGCACAGCAAAATGCATCACTCAGCACTGTTATTTCACTGCAGTTGTATTCAAAATGCTGGATATTTTACCATACTATATTGACAAAAGTATTGGGTCACCTACaaattacacctacaggagcttttatgacatcccattctaaatccataggcattaatatggagctgCCAACCCCAGGAAAACAAGCCCATGGCATTatccctccaccaaactttacagtcggcacaatgcagtcaggcagggaacgttctcctggcattcatcaaacccagacttgtctatcagaccgccagatagagaagcatgactcgtcactccacagaacacatttccaccacTCCACAGTCCAGTGGTGACGTGCTTTACACCGCACCATCCAACatttggcattgtgcttggtgatgtatgGCTTGCACGCGGCTGATGATGCAGTgataccacttacagttgactgtggaatatctaggagggaagaaatttcaccaactgACTCGTTAcaatggtggcatcctattacattactattatagTACCGTGCCTCTTCCTTTCACAAACGTTTATAAAGGCATGGCTATGTGtgttttatacacctgtggcaatgggactgaatgaaacacttgaattcaatgattaagggGTGTgccccaatacttttgtccatatagtctATGAACACTATGTTGCTTGAGTATTTCACAGAGTATATTATACTCCAATAGAATACATAAACAAAGTAGCATAATGCATGTGGGTCTCCTTTTTTTCATCTCTACCCTCAGATACTATTTCTCTCTTCAACCAGTAAACCCATGGTGGCTGACAAACAGCTATGCAATTCTGACCTTTTCTTTCACCTTTTTCTTGTTGAGGCACCTCCACTGTCGTCTGCAAGCCCATGGTGATTGACAACCTCCTCTTTGTCATTGTGGCCCAACTGTTTGGGGGCTCGCACATCTACAAACGTGACACCTCTGCCAACAAGTTCATCAAGATCCAAGACATTGACATCCTAAAGATCCGCAAACCCAACGACATCGAGACCTTCATGACCGATGGAGAGTCTTTCTTTGTTATCGCCGACAGCTCCAAGGCTGGTTGCTTTTCGTTTTTCTGCGATCCCCTTACTTGAATCATTTGCTGAGCTTAAACACTTTATGTCAGATATTTTAGATGTAGCAAAAGAAATTAATATGACCCTGTGGCAGTCATTTTACTTTAAGCCCATATATGAAATGAGAACAGTTATTAAGTGGTGTAACTGATGGTTATTGATTGCTGGTTGGTACTTAGCATTCAGTGTATGCTGTCAGTCTGGCTCCTACCACAAACCTTTCACTTACCAGTACATGAgtgtaaaaactgaaaaaatggtGGCGTATCTGGTGTACCACTTGTAAAGGGTCCAATTGTAGTAGTAAAGGGGTTAGGGGTAAGGGGTATGATATTTTAACTGTGGAGAGAGTTTTCACCAATGGACTATGGCTAATAATACTTTGTCATATTACAGTAACACATGGTAGGCTATAGTGAAGAAACAAAACCATGTAACATAcaggtgcatctcaaaaaattagaatatcatggaaaggttcattttttccataatttaattcaaaaagtgaaacattcatatattttagattcattATACATAAAGTGTaatatttcaagccttttttgttttcgTTGTTATGATTACGGCTTAcagttcacttttttcacttcactttcacttctAGAATACATGAAAGTCtcactttttgaattaaatttttttggggaaaaaatgaacttttctacaatatttaaattttttgaaATACACCCCTACACATAATGTGAGCTCGCTGAACTAGTCAATCCAGCTGAAGTGTTTGCATGACTCTTACCACACATAGCCTACACTGCAGCTTACAATTTACCTCTTCTCCTCTATAGTTTACTGTTCCTACCACTTTCCCCTGGTTTTCTTCTCTGCAGTCTGTCATTAAGCTTCTGCTCCAGCACAGTTTATGAGCaaatgtctttttgtatgtgCTGCTCCTGTAGGCCGGCTCCACAACAGTGTACAAATGGAACGGCAATGGGTTCTACTCCCACCAGTCGCTCCACCCGTGGTACCGGGACACGGATGTGGAGTATCTGGAGATCTCCAACAAACCCCACCTGATCCTGTCCAGCAGCTCCCAGAGGCCTGTGGTCTACCAGTGGAACAGGAGCCAGAAACAGTTTGAGCGCAGGACTGACATACCGGAAATGGAAGACGTCTTCTCCGTCAAACACTTCCGGGTCAAAGGTGAGAACTGCACCCTGAGTAGCGGTGTATATATAGGACGTTGGGTGGATTTTTATATGGGCAGAAATCACTGTGACATGCAGCCAACAACTGTCTGTCATATTTTGACACCATACTTAGAACAGCTGTGCAAAAAACTCAATGCAGCTAAACATCACTGTCATGGCTCTGCATTGTGTGTGGTTTTTTGTTGAACTCTAGGTCTCTTGTGTTTCCCCCGGACTCTGTGTTTATGGATTTTGTCCTTTGAGTCCTGTTCCcgctctgtgtgtccctcatgTTTACCTGTTgctttgccctgctgtgtcacCCCTCACtagtgttttcacctgtgtcttgtgaCCCAGTTTGGTAGTGGGGCCTCCTGTGTTTTCAGCCACTCACTGGCCGCTCAGCTTCTTTGTCTGTTCCCTGTGTCTCCCCTTGTCACCTCTCCACGCTTGCTCTGTGTCAGTCTCATTTGCCCTGCCCAGCCTCCCACACCTGCCCTGTGTTGAACTCTTTACCCCTGATTGTTCAGTTCCcttcccagtgtttccctcagctaCTCCTCTGTGTTCCAGCCCATTCCCTAGGTGTGTCTTGTTACCTAGTTAGTCCCTCGTGTATTGAAGTCCTGTCTTCAGTTCAGCTCTTTGTCTGGTTATTCTCTTGCCACATGTGCTCCTCATGTTCCCTAGTTCTAGCATTTATTATTGAACAATTGTATTCTTCGATGAAACCGGCCTCAGCTCCTGCATGTGTCCAATTTCCCTCCTCCACATGACAATCGCATCATTTTCCGTAATACTGTATCAATTCACTTGCCCCTTGTATTAAATCATTGACTGAATCATTTACACAGTTAAtttcacctatttttttttattaaactttaTTCTAACCATGTGTTAAGTAGGTGTAAAGTAGGTATTATTAAGCTGTACTGATATATTTTCAGTCAACTCTGTAGAGTATTGCAGCATATTGTGATACAAATTGTATTGGGACCCATGTATCATGATACACACTTCATCATGGGGCTGTACCAATACCCAGTCCTAGTATTTAGCTGGTGTGTGCTAGTTTCAGGAAAGGTTCTTGGAGCAGG
This genomic interval from Myripristis murdjan chromosome 19, fMyrMur1.1, whole genome shotgun sequence contains the following:
- the lgi1b gene encoding leucine-rich glioma-inactivated protein 1b translates to MGQPDRAGRGWRGWTVLLWVAAVTLVLAEGRRVRQPRCPAGCTCTKDNALCENVRSVPHTFPPDVVSLSFVKSGFNEITGGSFVHTPALQLLLFTANSFDLIDEDAFLGLPHLEYLFIENNKIASISPYAFRGLKALIHLSLAYNNLETLPKDVFKGMDALTKVDLRGNNLICDCKLKWLVEWMHHTNATLDQIYCSGPPIHQGKKINDLLPHSFDCITAEFASYQSLKFESISVEAFTFGKDQYVVFAQPFAGTCSFLEWDHVEMTFRTYDTIESTSTVVCKPMVIDNLLFVIVAQLFGGSHIYKRDTSANKFIKIQDIDILKIRKPNDIETFMTDGESFFVIADSSKAGSTTVYKWNGNGFYSHQSLHPWYRDTDVEYLEISNKPHLILSSSSQRPVVYQWNRSQKQFERRTDIPEMEDVFSVKHFRVKGELFICLTRFIGDSKVMRWDGAMFKEVQTFPSRGSMVFQPVSIGNWQYAILGSDYSLTQVYQWDTKRGQFVSSQELNIQAPRAFSLVSIDDREFLLASSFKGKTQIYEHLMIDLSN